One stretch of Suricata suricatta isolate VVHF042 chromosome 13, meerkat_22Aug2017_6uvM2_HiC, whole genome shotgun sequence DNA includes these proteins:
- the LOC115276723 gene encoding olfactory receptor 2K2: MKTNIRVTTGAKKEMQGQNLTVWSFFFLEGFSRYPKLEIVLFAFSLVMYLITLLGNGTLILITALESRLQTPMYLFLGNLSFMDICYTSASIPTLLVNLLSSQKTIVFSGCAVQMYLSLAMGSTECVLLAVMAYDRYVAICNPLSYPVVMNRQVCVLMAAVSWVTGCLTALLETACALQIPLCGNLIDHFTCEILAVLKLACARSLLMDVIMLVVSVLLLPIPMLLICVSYVFILSAILRISSAEGRNKAFSTCGAHLTVVILYYGAALSMYLKPSSSSSQEVDKVISLLYGVLTPMLNPIIYSLRNREVKDAVKKIIVSNT, from the coding sequence ATGAAGACTAATATTAGAGTAACTACAGGtgcaaaaaaggaaatgcaaggaCAAAACCTCACcgtttggagtttttttttcctggaaggtTTTTCTAGATACCCAAAGTTAGAGATTGTTCTCTTCGCCTTCAGTCTTGTGATGTATCTGATAACCCTCCTGGGCAATGGCACTCTTATTTTAATCACTGCCCTAGAGTCACGCCTTCAAACCCCCATGTACTTATTCCTTGGAAATCTCTCCTTCATGGATATTTGTTACACTTCTGCTTCTATTCCCACTTTGCTGGTGAACTTGCTGTCATCCCAGAAAACCATTGTCTTTTCCGGGTGTGCTGTACAGATGTATTTGTCCCTTGCCATGGGCTCCACAGAGTGCGTGCTCCTGGCCGTGATGGcgtatgaccgctatgtggccatttgcaacccactgagctaccccgTCGTCATGAACAGGCAGGTCTGCGTGCTGATGGCCGCTGTCTCCTGGGTGACGGGCTGTCTGACCGCCCTGCTGGAAACCGCCTGCGCCCTGCAGATTCCCCTCTGTGGGAATCTCATTGATCACTTCACGTGTGAAATTCTGGCCGTGCTGAAGTTAGCTTGTGCACGCTCCCTGCTCATGGACGTGATCATGCTGGTGGTCAGTGTGCTCCTCCTGCCCATCCCAATGCTCTTAATTTGTGTCTCCTATGTCTTCATCCTTTCCGCTATTCTGAGAATCAGCTCAGCAGAGGGAAGAAACAAAGCTTTTTCTACCTGTGGTGCCCACTTGACGGTGGTGATCCTGTACTACGGGGCTGCCCTCTCCATGTACCTAAAGCCTTCTTCCTCAAGCTCACAAGAAGTGGATAAAGTCATCTCCCTGCTTTATGGAGTGCTCACCCCTATGTTGAACCCCATAATTTACAGCTTAAGAAACAGAGAAGTCAAAGATGCtgtgaaaaaaattattgtatCCAACACATGA